A stretch of the Actinoalloteichus fjordicus genome encodes the following:
- the bla gene encoding class A beta-lactamase, producing MVRRSRPLTRRTVLGAAASSLVILGVGACSSAGQQATSSPSSAAPQPSPSPPPTPVVLEPAELADLESRFGVRLGVYAHDTGSGTVVAHRADERFPMCSTFKALLGAAILHESSTVELDRHFTWSEADLLYHSPITEGNVASGMSAEQLCDAAIRYSDNTAANLLLTEIGGPAGFTAFVRTLGDDVTRLDRIEPDLSTGEPGDERDTTTPAAFAGDLRSLVLGDALASERRVMLTDWLVGNTTGEGRIRAGTPEGWRLGNKTGSGGYGTVNDTAVLWPPDREPILLTVYTTMGVRYAEYDEAVIAEASSIALAALTAHA from the coding sequence GTGGTCCGTCGTTCCCGGCCCCTGACCCGTCGGACCGTCCTCGGCGCCGCAGCGTCGTCGCTGGTGATCCTGGGGGTAGGCGCCTGCTCGTCTGCCGGACAGCAGGCGACGTCCTCGCCGAGTTCGGCGGCTCCGCAGCCATCGCCGAGCCCGCCCCCCACGCCGGTCGTCCTGGAGCCCGCCGAGCTGGCCGATCTGGAGAGCCGGTTCGGGGTTCGGCTGGGCGTCTACGCCCACGACACCGGCAGCGGCACCGTGGTGGCCCACCGCGCCGACGAGCGCTTCCCGATGTGCTCCACCTTCAAGGCCCTGTTGGGGGCGGCGATCCTCCACGAGAGCAGCACCGTGGAGTTGGACCGGCACTTCACCTGGTCCGAGGCCGACCTGCTCTATCACTCGCCGATCACCGAGGGGAACGTGGCCTCGGGGATGTCGGCGGAGCAGTTGTGTGACGCCGCGATCCGCTACAGCGACAACACCGCCGCGAACCTGCTGCTCACCGAGATCGGCGGTCCGGCGGGCTTCACCGCCTTCGTCCGCACGCTCGGCGACGACGTCACCCGGCTCGACCGGATCGAGCCGGACCTCAGCACCGGCGAACCGGGCGACGAACGCGACACGACGACGCCCGCCGCCTTCGCCGGGGACCTGCGGTCGCTGGTGCTCGGCGACGCACTCGCGTCGGAGCGGCGGGTGATGCTGACGGACTGGCTGGTCGGCAACACCACGGGCGAGGGCCGCATCCGAGCAGGCACGCCCGAGGGATGGCGGTTGGGCAACAAGACCGGCAGCGGCGGCTACGGCACCGTCAACGACACCGCCGTGCTGTGGCCGCCGGATCGGGAGCCGATCCTGCTCACCGTCTACACCACGATGGGCGTGCGCTACGCCGAGTACGACGAGGCGGTGATCGCCGAGGCGTCGTCGATCGCGTTGGCGGCGCTGACCGCGCACGCCTGA